A window of Dehalogenimonas sp. WBC-2 genomic DNA:
ATATGTGGCAGTACCGACTCTCATCCCCCTCTGTTTACCACGACCATAAACATCCATTTTGGTGACTGCGGGAAATCCTGCTTCCAATAGCGCGGCGAGAACTTCATCATCCTTTTCAGGTCTGACGATGGCACGGATCATAATCATGGCATTCTCCTTAATTTATTCCCATATTGAGACCGTAAAAACATCATGACGCTAAACCGAATTTCATTAGAAGTTCTTCAAGCTCCGAAATCTCCAGAGGGGTCGGTATGACAAACAACTTGTTATTCTCCATTTTTTGCGCTAGTGACCTGTATTCGTCGGCTTGAGTACAGGTGGGGTTCCAGGCGATAACGGTTTGTTTGTGTATTTCTGCCCGCTGCACATCATTATGACGGGGGATAAAATGGATCATCTGAGTGCCCAGTCGCCGTGCTAATTCTTGAACAAGTTCACGTTCATAATCAGTGTTTCGGCTATTGCAGATCAGCCCGCCTAATCTAACTCCACCCGCCTGGGCATATTTCACGATACCTTTACAGATGTTGTTGGCCGCATACATCGCCATCATTTCCCCTGAGCATACGATGTATATTTCTTTTGCCTTGCCTTCCCTGATCGGCATTGCAAAACCGCCACATACCACGTCGCCGAGGACATCATAAAATACGTATTCAAGACCCACAGCGTCTTCATAGGCACCTAATTGCTCCAACAGGTTGATAGAAGTGATGATACCTCGACCTGCGCATCCGACGCCCGGTTCCGGACCCCCGGATTCGGTACACTTTGTTTCTCCGTATCCGGTCTTTACGATTTGTTCCAGACTTACGTCTTCACCTTCATCCCTCAGCGTATCCAAAACAGTACGCTGCACAAGACCACCGAGTAACAGCCTGGTTGAATCTGCTTTTGGATCGC
This region includes:
- the nifH gene encoding nitrogenase reductase and maturation protein NifH (molybdenum-iron), coding for MRKIAIYGKGGIGKSTTTQNTVAALAEIGRKVMVVGCDPKADSTRLLLGGLVQRTVLDTLRDEGEDVSLEQIVKTGYGETKCTESGGPEPGVGCAGRGIITSINLLEQLGAYEDAVGLEYVFYDVLGDVVCGGFAMPIREGKAKEIYIVCSGEMMAMYAANNICKGIVKYAQAGGVRLGGLICNSRNTDYERELVQELARRLGTQMIHFIPRHNDVQRAEIHKQTVIAWNPTCTQADEYRSLAQKMENNKLFVIPTPLEISELEELLMKFGLAS